DNA sequence from the Myxococcus guangdongensis genome:
AAGTACGGCAAGCCGTTCTGGGTCACCGAGTTCGCCAACTGCCACCAGCAGCGGGACGGCGCGCAGATCGACTCCGTGGCGAAGCAGAAGGCGCAGATGACGGAGATGGTCGCCGTGTGCGAGCGCCGCGAGGACGTGTTCCGCTACGCCTGGTTCACCGGCCGTTGGACGAACGACCCGTGCTTCGCGAGCCTGCTGGGCCCCAACGGCGCCCTCAACGAGCTGGGCCAGCACTACCTCTCGCTGCCCGTGCCGTGAGCCCGAGCCGGCGCGGGACACTCAGCGCTGCGTGAGCAGCGTCATGGACTCGTACTGGCTGCCCTCGAGCTGGAACGCGCCGGGGGCCTTCGAGTCCTTCTCCAGCTGGCTCTGCACGCCCTTGGGGAGCTGCGCGTACAGGTCCTGACCGAGCAGTTCCTCGATGCGGTCCACCGGCACGCGCGCGTTCTCCAGCAGCGGGACGATGGCCTCCTTCTTCGAGGGGCCGTCCTTCAGGTTCGGCACCATGTACGCGAACATCGTCAGGTTGCCGTTGGGCAGCTCCAGCAGCACCGTCTTGAAGTTGTGCGTGGGGACGGCGATCTTCCGGTCCTTCGCGCCCGTGGTCGCAATCTCGTCCTTCGGCAGGGGCTTGCCCTGGTCGTCGAGGAAGAGGTTGCCCGTGACGATGTAGGCCTTGCCGCCCGTCTGCTCCACCAGGCCGTGGATGCCCTTCTCCAGCGTGCGCCACACCTGCTGGTTGTGGTTGCCGTACTGGGGGGCGATGTTCGACATCTGGTGGCTCTCGTTCATCGCCTCCTGCGTGGGCGAATCCTCCGCGGGCTTCATGTGGCCGCGGTCGAAGCCGGTGTTGTTGTAGTCCGAGTCCGTGATGCCCGTGAGCGGCAGCGACGGATCTCGCACGAAGGTGCTCTTGTTGCGGTTCACCTCCACGGGCGTCTCGTGGATGTCCGCGGCGGAGAGCATGTGGCTGACGAAGGTGGGCAGGTTCTTCCCCTCGTCCAGCATCAGTCGCGAGTACTGCTTCACCAGCTCCAGGCCCTTGCCCGCGCCCCCTTTGGGACGGAGCGGGTCCACCTCACCGGCGGCCTCCGCGACGCGACTCTGGAAGGCGGCCATCTGCTGGTCGGGCACCCACTTCGTGCCGTCCACCTGGTTGGCCTTGGACTTCTGGATGTAGGCCGCGAGCTCTTCCTGGCTCACCTTGCCGTCGCCGTTGCCACCCAGCAGGTCGGCCCGCCTGGCGAGCCCGTCCTGCCACTTCGAGTCGAAGGCATCCACCTTCACGGAGCCGCCGGCCTGGGTGAGCTTCGCGTCGAGCGCGGCGCGGCCCTGCTGGAGCGCGGTGGAGGTGAGGTAGCGGCCGTCGGTGGGCGCGGTGAGGTAGGCCTGGATTTCGGCCGCGGAGACCTTGCCGTTGCCTCCGCGCGTCTTGGTGCCCGCCTGGTCCGCCGCCTTCAGCAGGCCGGCCTCCCAGCTCTGGTCCGTCCAGCCGAACTTGGTCTGCAGCTCGGCGATGGAGACTTCGCGAGCGCTGGAGCGAGCCCAGGCGCTGGTGTCCTGGGGCTTGAGGCCATTGACGGGCGCCGCCTCGGTGGACACCGAGGGGGACGGGGTGCTGGCGCGAGAAGTGGGTCGCAGCGTCGTCATGGCTTGAGACGTCCTTGGGCCGACCAGGGGCTGGCGCGGAGTGAGGCCCGGCATCTCTATCGTCGGCCCGACGCGGTGCCCGGTTGCGTCACGCCATCACATTTCTGTCACGAAGTTGCGACTACGGCTTCTTGCCCGGGGGAGCCTGGACGCCCCGTGCGTCCGCCTTCGCCTGCTGGAGTGTGCCGACGATTTGCGCCTCGGCCTGGAGGCGCTCGACGTAGTCGGCGGCGAGCCCCGCGTGCTCGGCGGCCAGGGCCAGCGTGACGAGGAAGGCCTCGCTGATGGTCCCCTGGGCCGCGGGGGTGGCCCTGGGCGGGGGCGTGAAGGCGTGGGCGGAGAGCAGGGCGCCGGTGGAGGTGCGCACCTTGACGGGGCGGGAGGTGGAGGCCTCGGCGATCACCGCCTCCAGCCGGCTCACCGCGTCCCATGCCTCCGGGGAGAGCCGACGCAGCACGCCGGGGAGCTTCTTGCCCGGGGCATCCACCAGCCGGGCCACCTTGCCGCCCCAGGCCAGCGAGGGCACGTCGTAGACGACGTCCACGTCCAGGGCGTCCACCAGCTCTCCGTCCGGCAGCGCGGGCAGGGCCGGAAGCCCCGGCAGGCGCTCACGCGCCGTCACCGGGGACAGGTCGACGGAGAAGGCGAACCAGGAGCGCGGCGAGGGCATGGCGGCGGACATGATGTCGAGTCTCGACGGGGCGAGGCCCAGGGACAAGCCCCGGCGGGTGTGAGCCGGAGCCATGGGCCGTCAGGCACGAAGCCCCGTCAGAAGAGGCTGGAGGAGCATCCGACGCGACGCCCTCGAGCACGTGGCCGGGCGAGCGCGCCGCCAAGGCGGAGGCCATCGGGGACAAGGCCCTGCTGGACAAAGCCGGTCGAGCGTACCGCCGAAGCGGAGGGCGTCAGCGACGACGCCTCGCACGAGCGCGCCGCCAAGGCGGAGGGCGTCAGCGACGACGCCCTCCTGGACGAGCCGGCTCGCCCCTACTTCTCCGTCGTGCGGTTCGCGGCGAGCTCGATGACGTTGACCATCAGGTCCTTCACGCGGCGGGGCTTCTCGCCACCGTTGTCGCGGAGGATGAGGTCGATGTCGTCCTCGGGCTCGTGGTACTCGGGGATGAGGTCGCCGCCGCCCTTCGGGTTGGACAGGCCCTCGAAGAGGAAGAGCACGTCCTCGCCCTTGCGGCCGAAGACGGCGCCGTCCTGGCGGTCCCGATACATGTTGATGTCGCGGTTGATGCGGTCGAACGGGTCCGGCAGCTGCGCGTTGGCCTGCTCCACCACGTCGCGGAAGTAGTTGGCCTGCCCGCGGCGGTCCGTGTCGACGACGGACAAGCGCTGGTCATCCCAGCGGCCCACCATGTCCACGTTGATGACGCCCGTAATCTGCTCGGTGCCCAGGCCCGGAATCGGGTGGTCCACGAAGTACTGCGAGCCCACCAGGCCCTTCTCCTCGGCGCCCGTCCAGATGAAGAGCACGGAGCGGTCCAGCTCGCCGCGCTTGGCGGCCTCCGCCAGCTCCGGCACCGCCGCCATCAACACCGCGCTGCCCGACGCGTTGTCGTCCGCGCCGTTGTGGACGTTGCCCCGACGGTCCGTGCCCACGTGGTCCAGGTGGGCCATCACCACGATGACCTCGTCCTTGTGGGGACCCGAGCCCGGCAGGAGCGCCATGGTGTTGACCGCCTGCCCGGACTCCGTCGCCAGCGAGCGCAGCTCCTCGACGCTGCGCAGGCCACCGTTGCGCGCGGGCGCGAGCGGCTGGCCCTCGGCCTTCATCGCGCTCTCGTACTTCTTGTTGAGCATGGCCAGCGTCTCCCGGGGCATGCCCTCCTCCAGGTAGAAGCCCTCCTCGAAGAGCTTGTGGCCGAACTGCTTGTGCGCCTTGTGCTCGTCGCCGCCGTGCACCTGGTTCGCGTCGGTGTTGCCCACGAACGAGAACACGTCGAAGCGCTGCTGGAACGGGTTCTCGGGGCTGTTCACGTTGGGGCCCACGAGGCCGTACTTCTCGACATGCGCCTGCACGTAGGCGGAGGCCGCGTCGAGCCCGGGCGACGGGCTGTCACGCCCCTGCAGCTCGTCCGAGGCGAGGTACGCGATGTGCGTCATCGGGTCCGCGTCCGCGAGGTTCGGCGCGGGCTCGGAGGGCTCCTCGGGCGTGGGCTCCACCGGGCCCTGGCACGGAGGCGGGGGCACGGGCGCCGGCAGCTGCGGGAGCGGCTGGGGCACCGGGGCCGGAAGCTGCGGCAGCGGGGCCGGAAGCTGCGGCGCGGGGAGGCGGGGCAACTGCTGGGTGGAGCCGGTCTCGAAGCGGTCCTTGTTCCAGCTCGAGTCCAGCGCCTTCGCCTTGTTCTCGGGCGGCGGAGGGGCCTTCGCGGCCGGGGCTCGCGACGACGCGGTGGGCAGGGGGCGAGGCGTGTCGCTGATCTTCGAGGCCATGGTTTGGGGGATCCCGATGGAGAGCGTGAATGGCGCGCTTCGGGATTATCGCCACAGTGTGCCCCCAGGTTGCGCGAGAACCACACTTCCTCGTGATTTCAGTGAGTTGTCTCAAGACATGTTTCACCCTGGGCGGATCCGCTGATCGCCAGAGGCCCACGCCGGGCACCGAGCCCCGGCTCAGAGGTGCCGGAACTCAGCCGGGGGCTTCGAGAAGTCGTCGTCGCGTCCGTTGACGTAGGTGATGGGCGAGCGCATCAGCTCGTCCACGTCCACGTTGTCCAGACAGTTGACCTTGACGGTGTAGTACTTGCCCAGCTCCGTGTCGTCGCCCCAGCCGAACGCGTGCACGCCGCAGTGCTTGCAGAACAGGTGATGCAGTTGCTTGGAGCGGGCCTGGTACTCGGTGAGCGCGGACTCACCGGCGAGGAGCCGGAAGTCCTCGGGACCGATGACGGATTGCCACAGCCGCGCCTTGGTGCAGATGGAGCAGTTGCACTTGTAGGTGCCCTGGCTCAGGTCGACATCCGCTTCGTACCGGACCGCTCCACAGTGACAGCCTCCGACGTACGTCTTCTTCACGAGTGACGCTCCTCATGGCCCCAGCCACGAGCCCCTCCCTCCAGAGAGCCCCGCCGCCAGCCCCTCGTCCGGGGGCTTTTTCCGTTCTGGTGGAGCAGAACACGAGAAGGCCCCAGGGCCACGGCCGGATTTCGCCCCACCGTGCCCTCATCCACGAGGCCGACATCCGGGACGTCGTCACGCCAACGACCCGCCGCGCGAGCGTCGCATACCGGCGACGAGGCCCCGGGTGGCACGTCCTGCATCCGACGGAGGACCGGGCCCCCTCGAGTTCGTCATTCGCGCCCACCCCACCGCGTCCGTGCCCGGTCGCCGCCAGTCCGGAGATACGCTCCGGCCGCGCGCACCCACCTCATGGACCTCACGCTCTGGGCCACCTTCACGCTGACGATGGCGCTCTTCGCCATCACTCCGGGACCCGCTGTCTTGCTGGTGGTCTCGCAAGCGATGTCGCGGGGGTTCCGGGCGGGGATGAGCGCGACGTGGGGCATCCAGGCCGGCAATGCCGTGTACTTCCTCATCTCCGTGGCGGGCCTGGGCGCCGCGCTGGCCACCTCACGCATCGCCTTCAACACCATCCGCTCCGCGGGCGCCGCCTACCTCGTCTACCTGGGCGTGAGCACGCTGTGGGCCGCGAAGAAGAGCCTCACGCTGGCCGAGCGCCCCAAGCCGCCCCTGTGGCAGGGCGCCTTCGTGCAGGGCTTCGCCAAGCAGCTGGCCAACCCCAAATCCATCCTGTTCTTCGGCTCACTGCTGCCGCAGTTCGTCCAGCCGGGCCCTCACGCGGGGCTGCAGTTCACGGTGTACGGCGTCTCCTGCATCGTGGTGGAGGTGCCGGTGCTGGCCGGGTACGCCTGGCTGGGCGTCGCCGGAGGCCGCGTCTCCAGCTCACCGCGCGCCCAGGTCTGGCGGGAGCGGCTGTCGGGCCTCGCGCTCATCGGCATCGGCGTGGTGCTCATCACGATGCGTCCGCCGGCGTGAAGCCCCCGCACGGCGCCCCCACTCCGAGGGCGCCGTGTCAGACGTCCTCTCAGGGCGACGGCTTCGACTCGGGCGCGTCCGCGGGCTGCTCCTTCAGCGCCTCCAGCTCCCGCGCGTTGGCCGCCCGGGTCTTGGGCTTGCCCTTCTCCATGCTGATGAGCGTGGCCTTGTTGCCCAGGACGCACGCCAGCGTCTCGCCCAGCGCGGGGACCTTCTTCACCGCGTCGCAGCGGCCCACGTAGGCCACCTGCCGGCGCGCGGGCTCGATGCCGAACGCCACCGCGAAGAACTTCCCCGGGTTGCCATCGAAGGGGCCGCCGGACACGAGCGTCACCCAGGAGTCCTTCAAGAGCTCCGGCGTGTAGAGCACGTCGTAGCTCTCCGGCTTGCACTCGCGCTGGGTGCTTCCGGCCTTGCAGCGCTGGGCGCCGCGAACCTTCTCGAACAGCGCCGTGTCCACCCGCGCGGTGAACATGGGCGCGGGCAGCTCGTAGCGCACGGGCCCGGCCTTCTCCAGACCCGCGCAGGGGCGCTTGCCATCCGTCGCGGAGATTCGCAGCGTCAGCGGCATCTGCTGCGTGCCCGTGGACGAGGTGAGGATGAACGCGGTGCCCGTCTGCGCCAGTGACTCGGGGACGGTGACGGAGAAGGCCCCGATGAAGTCCGAGGGCCCCTCGTCCGAGTCGGTGAGCAGCAGGTGCAGCGAGCCGCCCACGCCCACCGGGAGCCAGGCCCCCGAGCGCGTCTCCTCCAGGAAGAGGCTGTTCCACAGGAGGGTGGTGGCGTCCTCCTGCTTCGGGCCGATGACGACGGGTGAAGCGCCTTCAACGTCGACCGCCATCGCGGTCAGCTCCGGGTCCGCCGAGGAGCCTTCGTCCCACGCGGAGCCGCTGGCGTTGGTCGCCTCGACCTTCGCCGCCAGCGGGGACACGAACAGCTCCTTGCACGCCCGATAGTCCTGCGCCCCCGCCTGCGTGGAGACACAGAGCCCCAGCAACAGCCACCGTCGCATCATGCTTCCTCTCACTCCAGCCTCGGCGTCAGCGCCTCGGCTATAGCCCCAACGCGTATACCTTGTTCCGGTCCACCACGTAGACCCGGTCCTTCACGATGACCGGGTCCCTCAGCGCGCCGCCGTCCGAGGTGCCCACCAGCGACAACTTGGTGGCGCTCCACAGCGTCGACAACGTGGAGACGGCGACGACATGCAACCCGGTGCGCGAGGTGATGACCAGCGTGGGGATGCTCACGCCCGCATCGTCCTTCGTCCCCGACGCCGCCGCGATGCTCGTGCTGCGCCTGCCCGCGAAGGGCGTGGTGGAAAAATCCAGCAGGTTTCGCCCGTAGTACGGGACGGTGACGTCATACACACCCGTCAGCGTGGTCGTCAGGGGCGTGCCGCCCGAGAGCGCGTCGAAGGAGTACAGGACGGTGCCCAGGTTGGAGCCGGAGGTCTCCTGGGCCGCGAAGATGGCGCGTCCCGCCACGAGCACCGGCGCCTGATAGCCGGTGAGGTGCGTGCTGGGCAGCGGCGCGGAGCGGAAGAGGCTGGCGCCGTTGTAGCCCGCGTTGCGGATGTTGAACGTCACGGTGCCGGTGCCGGGGTCCCGCTCCAGCAGGTAGATGCGATTGCCGGACACGCTGATGTGGCTGGCGGGCTCCAGCGCCACGCGGGGCCAGCGCGCCGTGCCCGTGGCGACATCCCAGCCATACAGGCCCGTGGCGAAGGGACGCGGCTCGGTGGCGGAGCAGTTGGTGGAGCACTGGAAGTTGTAGATGGCGGCCAGGTAGATGAAGCCGCCGTCCGCGGCGATGGAGCCCAGGTGGTCCTCGGCCGTGTCCCACTGGTGCTGGGGGAAGACGCGCGTGCCGCCGTAGTAGCCGTAGGTGTTCAACTCCAGGAGCAGGTTGCCGCGCTTGTCCATGGAGCGAAGCCCCAGCTTGGGGCCGTGGTAGTGCAGCTGGTTGTAGACCCACAGCCGCGTGCCGTCCGACAGCGACTGGCCCCAGCTGTCGTTGGGCGCCTGCTCGTACTCGGCATAGGGGATGGTGCCCCCCGAATAGTAGTTGGCGCCGAACTGCTGGCTCCACGTCCGGATGCCGTCATCGTTGCGGACGATGCCTTCCTTCGCCTCGTAGACACCGCCCCCCACGTTCTTCTCGTAGGTGAACATCGTCGGCCAGTGTCCCCGGTTGTCATTGAGCTGCCGGTCCACGCTCCACACGTTGGCGCCGGTGTCCACGGCGAGCTTGTCCAACGCGGGGCTGCCGCCGGAGCCGACGTAGTTGGGATTGGAGTTCCACGTCAGGTAGACGCCTCCGGTGTTCGCCACCGCGCGCTCGACGCCCTGCACCGTGCGCCCCGCGCCCGCCGTGGGCGCGTACTCCCAGAGCTTGCGCAGGGGATGCCATGCGCAGCCGTCGGAGGTGGAGGAGCGGCGGGCATCATGTCCCAGCGTCGACCAGGCATTGGTTCCCGTGCACGGTGGCACCACGGCGGAGGTGACGACTCCCGCTGCCTCCGCCGAGGGTGGAGGGGGTTCTGCCCCCGAGCCTCCACAAGCGACGAGCCCCACGGTCGACAACAACAGCACCACGCCTCGTGTCTTCAGCGTCATGGCACGACCTCCCCGTTAGAGTGCCCACGCTAGCGGTTCACGACACCGCTGTCCCCACCGCCCCCTTCCCCGCTGGCAGCCGGAGGGGCTGAGCATGGCCATACGTGAGCGAGCGCCACAACCACTCCACGGGTCCGAAGCGGAAGCGGGAGAGCCACAGGTGGCTGAGGACGATCTGGACCGCGAAGATGCCGAGCGACAGGAAGATGACCCGTGACGGTGGCAACTTCGTGATGAGCCCCAGACCCCAGCCGTTGTAGATGAAGACGCTCACCACCGACTGCAGCAGGTAGTTCGTGAGCGCCATGCGCCCCACGGGCATCAGCACGGCGAAGACGCGCTGGACCCAGCCACGCCGGGACAGGAGCGCGAAGAGGGCGACGTAGGCCGCGCCCAGGAAGAGGCAGCCGAGTTCCTGCGCCTGATTGAGCAGAATCGACGTGTCGCGGCTCATCTCGTCCATCAACCCGAGCGAGCGCAGCCGCCAGAGCACCAATCCCAGACCGTTGCCGATGACGCCGAGGAAGAGGCCCCAGAACAACAGGCGGTGGTGCACGCACCGGTTGCCCTCGATGTCCTGGAGCAACAAGAGCCGCCCCGCCAGCAGCCCGAAGAGGAAGCGGCCCAACGCGAAGCTCATCCAGACGAGGCGGTTGGGCTGAAGGAACGTCTCCACGTTGAAGCGCATGCCGCCGACCATCGACGTCCAGAGCGAGTCACTCGAGTACGCCTCCAGGAGGCGCGTACGCGCCGCCAGCTCCGCCGCGCGCGTGGCCGTCGCCGTGGCCTTCGCGGCCTCCGCGCCGTGGAGCCATATCGGGATGTGGTGTGACAGCAGTTGGACGGTGCTGGGTATCACCGCCATGCACAGCACGGCCCAGATGAGCACCGTCCTGTTCGAGGCCTTGCGGAACAACAGCAGCAGGAAGCCCACCAGCGCGTAGGTGTGCAGGATGTCGCCCACCCAGATGACGTACTGGTGGAACAGGCCCAGGCCCAGCAGCACCAGCAGGCGCCGGGCATAGAGCCGGGTGATGGAGTCGCCGCGCTTCTCCGCCCGGGACATCTGGATGCTGAAGCCCAGCCCGAAGAGGAACGAGAACAGCGTCACGAACTTCTGGTTCACGAAGAAAAGGTAGAGGTTGTTGATGACGGTCTCGAAGAGCGGCGCCGTCAGCGCGCGCGCCTCTTGGGGCGGCATCAGCACCCGACCACTGAACCAGGCCGCGCTGTTGGAGACGAACACACCGCAGAGGGCAAAGCCTCGCAGGGCATCCAACAGCGTGACGCGCTCACCGACGTCCACCGGGCGAGCCTCGGCGGAGGGCGGCGATGAAACGACAACGGGCTCGGACATCGCTCAAGCAGATGTCCGAGCCCGTTCTTCG
Encoded proteins:
- a CDS encoding DNA/RNA non-specific endonuclease produces the protein MTTLRPTSRASTPSPSVSTEAAPVNGLKPQDTSAWARSSAREVSIAELQTKFGWTDQSWEAGLLKAADQAGTKTRGGNGKVSAAEIQAYLTAPTDGRYLTSTALQQGRAALDAKLTQAGGSVKVDAFDSKWQDGLARRADLLGGNGDGKVSQEELAAYIQKSKANQVDGTKWVPDQQMAAFQSRVAEAAGEVDPLRPKGGAGKGLELVKQYSRLMLDEGKNLPTFVSHMLSAADIHETPVEVNRNKSTFVRDPSLPLTGITDSDYNNTGFDRGHMKPAEDSPTQEAMNESHQMSNIAPQYGNHNQQVWRTLEKGIHGLVEQTGGKAYIVTGNLFLDDQGKPLPKDEIATTGAKDRKIAVPTHNFKTVLLELPNGNLTMFAYMVPNLKDGPSKKEAIVPLLENARVPVDRIEELLGQDLYAQLPKGVQSQLEKDSKAPGAFQLEGSQYESMTLLTQR
- a CDS encoding M28 family metallopeptidase, which gives rise to MASKISDTPRPLPTASSRAPAAKAPPPPENKAKALDSSWNKDRFETGSTQQLPRLPAPQLPAPLPQLPAPVPQPLPQLPAPVPPPPCQGPVEPTPEEPSEPAPNLADADPMTHIAYLASDELQGRDSPSPGLDAASAYVQAHVEKYGLVGPNVNSPENPFQQRFDVFSFVGNTDANQVHGGDEHKAHKQFGHKLFEEGFYLEEGMPRETLAMLNKKYESAMKAEGQPLAPARNGGLRSVEELRSLATESGQAVNTMALLPGSGPHKDEVIVVMAHLDHVGTDRRGNVHNGADDNASGSAVLMAAVPELAEAAKRGELDRSVLFIWTGAEEKGLVGSQYFVDHPIPGLGTEQITGVINVDMVGRWDDQRLSVVDTDRRGQANYFRDVVEQANAQLPDPFDRINRDINMYRDRQDGAVFGRKGEDVLFLFEGLSNPKGGGDLIPEYHEPEDDIDLILRDNGGEKPRRVKDLMVNVIELAANRTTEK
- a CDS encoding GFA family protein — encoded protein: MKKTYVGGCHCGAVRYEADVDLSQGTYKCNCSICTKARLWQSVIGPEDFRLLAGESALTEYQARSKQLHHLFCKHCGVHAFGWGDDTELGKYYTVKVNCLDNVDVDELMRSPITYVNGRDDDFSKPPAEFRHL
- a CDS encoding DUF418 domain-containing protein, translated to MSEPVVVSSPPSAEARPVDVGERVTLLDALRGFALCGVFVSNSAAWFSGRVLMPPQEARALTAPLFETVINNLYLFFVNQKFVTLFSFLFGLGFSIQMSRAEKRGDSITRLYARRLLVLLGLGLFHQYVIWVGDILHTYALVGFLLLLFRKASNRTVLIWAVLCMAVIPSTVQLLSHHIPIWLHGAEAAKATATATRAAELAARTRLLEAYSSDSLWTSMVGGMRFNVETFLQPNRLVWMSFALGRFLFGLLAGRLLLLQDIEGNRCVHHRLLFWGLFLGVIGNGLGLVLWRLRSLGLMDEMSRDTSILLNQAQELGCLFLGAAYVALFALLSRRGWVQRVFAVLMPVGRMALTNYLLQSVVSVFIYNGWGLGLITKLPPSRVIFLSLGIFAVQIVLSHLWLSRFRFGPVEWLWRSLTYGHAQPLRLPAGKGAVGTAVS
- a CDS encoding LysE family translocator yields the protein MDLTLWATFTLTMALFAITPGPAVLLVVSQAMSRGFRAGMSATWGIQAGNAVYFLISVAGLGAALATSRIAFNTIRSAGAAYLVYLGVSTLWAAKKSLTLAERPKPPLWQGAFVQGFAKQLANPKSILFFGSLLPQFVQPGPHAGLQFTVYGVSCIVVEVPVLAGYAWLGVAGGRVSSSPRAQVWRERLSGLALIGIGVVLITMRPPA
- a CDS encoding gamma-glutamylcyclotransferase, with product MSAAMPSPRSWFAFSVDLSPVTARERLPGLPALPALPDGELVDALDVDVVYDVPSLAWGGKVARLVDAPGKKLPGVLRRLSPEAWDAVSRLEAVIAEASTSRPVKVRTSTGALLSAHAFTPPPRATPAAQGTISEAFLVTLALAAEHAGLAADYVERLQAEAQIVGTLQQAKADARGVQAPPGKKP